ATTCCCCCTAGGTTGGCACCCATGACCGAGCAAATGGTGCATGTGAACGGGGTCGAGCTCTGTGTCGAGACCTTCGGTGATCCGGCTGATTCCGCGCTGCTTCTGATTCCCGGGGCGGGTGGGTCGATGGAGACGTGGGAGGCGGGTTTCTGTCGGGCCTTGGCTGGGGTCGGGCGGTTCGTGATCCGGTACGACCTTCGGGACACCGGGCGGTCGGTTTCGTATCCGGTGGGGGCGCCGGACTATACGTTCCTCGACTTGGTGGGTGATGCGGTGGCTTTGGTTGAGCGTTTCGGGGGGCGTGCTGGGGTCGCGGGGTTGTCGATGGGGGGTGCGATCGCGCAGTTCATGGCGGTCGATCATGTCGAGAAGGTGGCTTCGTTGGCGCTGATCTCGACGAGTCCGGTGTTCCCCGCTGAGTTGCCGCCGCTGACGCCGCAGCTCCTTGATGCCTATGCGACTATGGCCGATCCGGACTGGGGGGATCGGGGGGCGGTGGTCGAGCACCTCGTGCGGGGGGCGCGGATCCACTGGGGGCCGCTGGGGTTCGATGAGGATGCGGTTCGGGAGGCGGCCGGGCGGATCCACGACCGCAGCCGCGACCTGCGCACTGCGGGGAACCACAACGCCATGAAGGAGGCGGAGCGGCCGGTGCGGGACATGCGGGCGCTGCTCGGGGCGGTCACCGTGCCGACGGTCGTCATCCACGGGGCCGACGACCCAATGCTCCCGCCGGAGCACGGTGCCGCGGTCGCCGAGGTGATTCCGGGGGCCGAGCTGCTGGTGCTGGACGGGGTGGGACATCAGCCGCCGCCGCGGCCGACGTGGCCCGTAGTGGTGCCGGCCATCGCCTTCGCGGCGACCGCTTAGCGTTTCCGCGCTACTCCCCCTCGCCCTCCCCCACCCGCAGCACCAGCGGTGCCGTCTCCGCCTGCAGCATCGGGTCGCCGAGGGGCTGCAGCTCGCCGGCGTCGCGGAGGTAGCGCTGGGCCAGGATGAGGGTGCGGGGGAGGTCGAGTTGGTGGGTCTCGACGAAGACGGCTTCCGTCCGCTCGCCTTCGTACGTGGTGTAGCCGTCGTAGGAGAGCGTGATCGCCGTGGTGCCCGCCTCCGCCGTCTCCAGGTGCGCGCGGGCCGCTTCCAGCGTTTCGGGGACGTCGGCGCCCGGCGGCACCGCGAAGCGGGTGAGGGTGGCGGTGCCGTCCTCGTGCCGTGCGAAGGAGAAGGGGGTGAAGGGCTGGTCGGAGAGTTGGGCGTTCTCCAAGGCGTAGTCCAGGGCTGTAAACATGAGCTCTTTGGTGCTGTCCGCGGTGTCGTCCCAGATGGTCACACGGTCAGCCTCGCAGACCGGTCGGGCCGGCGGGGGACTAATAGCCTGGCGGTATGAGTGGTGACTATCGCGTGAAACGGGCATATGACGCGGCGGCCGAGGCGGATGGGAAGCGGGTTCTCGTCGACCGGTTGTGGCCACGGGGAGTGAGTCGAGACGAAGCGGAGCTCGACTTGTGGGCCAAGGATGCGACGCCCTCCAACGATCTGCGCAAGTGGCTGCACGCGCATCGCGATGAGTACGCCGATTTCGAGGCGCGCTATAGCGCCGAGTTGGACGGTGACGCACAGCAGGCCACGCTTAAGGAGATTCGCGACCTACACGCCGCGCACACCGTCACCCTCATCACCGCCGCCAAGGACGTCGACCACAGCCATGTGCCCGTCCTACTCAAGCGCCTGCGGGATGGCTCTTAGCGCCGGGACGGGTACCCCAGGCGCGAAGGGAGTAAGCGCTCTGCCGTACAAAGGGATGGGAGCGTAGGGAGGGAATCCTGATGAAGTTCCAGACCTTGATCGACATCGACGCCGCCCCGGCCACCGTGTGGCGCACCCTGACCGACGTGGAGTCCTGGCCCAAGTGGTCCGCCTCCATGACCACGGTCGAACGCCTCCAGCAGGGCGAACTGGCCGCGGGCAGCAGCGCGCGGGTCACGCAGCCGAAGCTGAAGGCCGCCGTCTACACCGTCACCGAATGCGAGCCCGGCAAGTCCTTCGTCTGGGAGATGAAGACCACCGGGGTGAAGGTCCGCGCCGTCCACTCCGTGGAGGACCGGGGCGAGGGCAGGGCACGCATGGTGCTCGGCGTCGAGCAGACCGGCGCGCTCAGCGGGCTCGTCTCGATGCTCTACGGCAAGCTGACCCGGCAGTACGTCGTCATGGAAGCCGAGGGCCTGAAGAAGGCCGCCGAGACGCTGGAGTCGGGAACCGATTCCGAGTAGCGCGAGCAGCGCGAGGGGCGCCCCGCCGGCGCGTCACTGCACGACGGCCGTGGTGTCGAGCTGCCAGCTGTTCGAGTCCGTGTCGTAGTCGTAGATCGGACGCCCCTGGGCACCGCTCGTCTGGAACGGCTTGCCGTGGTCGTCGATCTTGACGGTCCCGGTCCGGGAGCCGCTGCTCCAGTCGAGCTCCAGGTACCACGAGACGTTCACGCTATGCGCGTGCGCATATATGGTCAGCACCTCTGGGTCGGACTCGGAGACCTTAAAGGGAAAGTCGACAGCGGGGGTCACCGTGTCGCCTTGTTGCCCCGGCGTGGCATGGGCGAGCGGACGGTCGGCGTCCAGATTGACGTTGAACGCGGCCGGCATGATGCCGTCGCCGCATCCCTGCGCCATGGAGTACGCGGTCCACGGCAGCGGAGCAGCCTTACTGACAGTCCGGATGTGCAGCCCCTGCAGCACCACCGTGTCCGCGGACGTCCCCTGGACCGACAGCTCGATCTTCATCGTCCCGGCAGGCACGGCGCCCAGAGCGCTGGCCCAGCCGCGCGCGTCCTGCTCGACCGGCGGCGGGGGAACCTCGCCGGGCTTCCTGTTGAGCAGGTACCACTGCAAGCACTTGTCCTCCCACTGGTAGGGACGGATGGTCACCGCAATGGGCGGAGCGGAAGAAGTAGAGGGAGCAGAGGAAGGGGACGAAGTCGGGGAGGAGGATGAGGCAGAGGAAGTGGTGGAGCCAGGCAAAGAGGTACTGCTGCCGGATGTTGCCGCGGGGGAACCGCTAGTGGTGGAGGCACTCGGCGAAGTCGGCACGGAACCCGCCGCGGGACCCGCAGTCCGCTGAGGACTGGATCCCGACGATGCGAAAGCGACGCTCGCTACCGCAGCCCCGATCCCTAGGACGGCGACCACAGCCAGTGCGGGAAGAAGGCGACGACGGCGCGGCGGGACCGAAGGCGATTCGGGGTCGAAGTCGGGTTCGGAATCGGAATCGGGAGCGGGAGCGGGAGCGGGAGTGACGGTCTCAGCTACAGGCGGCTCTATAGCGACCGCCACCTCCGGAACCGCCTCAGCACTCGTTGAGGAACGCGCCTCAACCGCCGCCATCCACGACCGGTACAGCGTCGCCATCTCCGTGGCGGAAGCTCCGGTCAACCGCGCGAACTTCTCTATAACGCCGTACTCCGGGGGCACCGTCTCCCCCTGCACATACCGATGCAGCGTCGAGGTCCCCACGTGCAACCGCTTCGCCAAGACCCCGTAACTGAGCCCCGACCGCTCTTTCAAGTCCCCCAGCAGAGCGGCGAAATCCTCCGACCCCGGCACCACGCGGCTCCCTCCCGTCCCGGATCGGCGTCCCATCCCGGCCCCTAATCCGCAGCTCATGCTACGGGAAACCGTCCCGCGCACGCTCCGGAAGCCTCCCACCCCGGGCGGGCCCCGCCCCGGAACGGACAGGCTCCGAAGCATGACGAAGCGCATCACTCACATCGCCAAGCCCCTCCTGCCCGCCACCCTCACCCTCTCCGCTCTGATGAGCATGGCGGCCTGTGGCAGCACCCCCGCCAAGCCCGCCGCGGCGGCCGCGGGGACAAGCGCCGCCACCGCCGTGAGCGCCCCCGGCACGAGCCAGCCGGGCGGCGCGCCGGGCACCTCCCAGCCGGCCGCGGCGACCGCGGGCCAGACGTCCGCTCCCGACCCGGCGCAGGCGCCGACCTCCACCCAGGCGCAGGCGCCCGCCCCGCCGAAGACGACCACCACCGCCGCCAAGCCCGCCTCGAAGCCCTCGAGCACGAGCGCCGACTCCGGCTCGAGCCTGCCGGGCGACTGCTCCGTCGGGCACCTCAAGGGCACCGTGACCAGCCTCACCCGCCCCATCAACCACGTCCTGCTCACCGTGACCAACACCGGCAGCACCACGTGCAACCTGTACTACTACCCGGGCCTGCGCCTGGACGCCGACCAGCAGTCCGTCACCCAGGCCGTGGAGGACAGCAAGCCGCAGGCCGTGGTGACCATCGCCCCCGGCGAGTCGGCCTACGCCGCCATCGGCACCTCCGCGGCCGACGGCTCCGGCAGCACCCCGGTCCTCGAGAAGCAGGTCGAGGTGTTCCTGGAGACGCGGGACCAGTCCGGCTCCCTGCCCGGCTCCATGACGCTCCCCCTGCCCGGCGGCACCTATGTCGACGTCGACAAGGCCTTCGTCACCTACTGGCAGTCGGATCTGCAGAGCGCCATCGCCTGGTGACGCTCCTGCGGGCCGGCGGCGGGCAGGTGGAGGCGCCGGTCGGACATCCGTGGTCCGGCGGTACGGAGAATCACCCGCGCCGCCGAACCACGGCGCCTGACCGGCCCGTTCGAAAACACAGAGCACTACCGTGGTTGCATGGAGTCAACACCGGCCAGGATCCGCGAGGTCCTCGCCATCCCCGACTTCCGCCGGCTGTGGACGGCGCTGTCGCTGTCCAGCCTCGGCGACTGGCTCGGGTTGCTCGCGCAGTCCTCACTGGCGGTGACCCTGGCCGGAGGCGGGTACGCCGGGCGCTCCTATGCCGTCGCCGGCGTCTTCGTGGTCCGGCTGATCCCGGCTGTGCTGTTCGGCCCGATCGCCGGGGTGGTCGCCGACCGGCTGGACCGGCGCTGGACGATGGTGGCCGGCGACAGCACGCGCTGCCTGTTCTTCGTGTCGATCCCTGTGGTCGGCACACTGTGGTGGCTGTTCACGGCGACCTTCATGATCGAGATCGCGGCGATGTTCTGGATCCCGGCCAAGGAGGCCACGGTCCCGAACCTGGTGCCGCCGCGGCTGCTGGAGCCGGCGAACCAGGTGTCGCTGCTGACCGCATACGGGACCGCCCCTATCGCGGCGGGGGTGTTCACCGTACTGTCGCTGATCACTAAGGGACTGGCGAATCAGTGGGCGTTCTTCACCGCCAAGCCGGTCAGTCTGGCGCTCTACTTCGACGCGCTCACCTTCCTGTTCTCCGCCCTTACGATCGCGCGCCTTAAGAGCATCCCCGCGCGGTCCGCTACAGAACGCGCGGCGGAGCGCCGCCACACCACCGACACCCGTTCCCCGCTCCGCACGCTGATCGACGGCTGGCGCTATCTCGGGGACGACAAGAAGATCCGCGGTGTGATCATCGGCACAACCGGGGCCTTCGCGGCCGGCGGCGCCGTGGTCGGGCTGGCCCGAACCTACGTCGGCGACCTGCACGCAGGTCAGGCCGCCTACGGCGTCCTGTTCGGCACGGTCTTCCTCGGCCTGGCCGCCGGGATGTTCATCGGATCGCGGGTGCTGGCCGCGGTGGC
This genomic window from Catenulispora sp. GP43 contains:
- a CDS encoding alpha/beta fold hydrolase, with product MTEQMVHVNGVELCVETFGDPADSALLLIPGAGGSMETWEAGFCRALAGVGRFVIRYDLRDTGRSVSYPVGAPDYTFLDLVGDAVALVERFGGRAGVAGLSMGGAIAQFMAVDHVEKVASLALISTSPVFPAELPPLTPQLLDAYATMADPDWGDRGAVVEHLVRGARIHWGPLGFDEDAVREAAGRIHDRSRDLRTAGNHNAMKEAERPVRDMRALLGAVTVPTVVIHGADDPMLPPEHGAAVAEVIPGAELLVLDGVGHQPPPRPTWPVVVPAIAFAATA
- a CDS encoding DUF488 domain-containing protein, giving the protein MSGDYRVKRAYDAAAEADGKRVLVDRLWPRGVSRDEAELDLWAKDATPSNDLRKWLHAHRDEYADFEARYSAELDGDAQQATLKEIRDLHAAHTVTLITAAKDVDHSHVPVLLKRLRDGS
- a CDS encoding SRPBCC family protein, whose product is MKFQTLIDIDAAPATVWRTLTDVESWPKWSASMTTVERLQQGELAAGSSARVTQPKLKAAVYTVTECEPGKSFVWEMKTTGVKVRAVHSVEDRGEGRARMVLGVEQTGALSGLVSMLYGKLTRQYVVMEAEGLKKAAETLESGTDSE
- a CDS encoding DUF4232 domain-containing protein — translated: MTKRITHIAKPLLPATLTLSALMSMAACGSTPAKPAAAAAGTSAATAVSAPGTSQPGGAPGTSQPAAATAGQTSAPDPAQAPTSTQAQAPAPPKTTTTAAKPASKPSSTSADSGSSLPGDCSVGHLKGTVTSLTRPINHVLLTVTNTGSTTCNLYYYPGLRLDADQQSVTQAVEDSKPQAVVTIAPGESAYAAIGTSAADGSGSTPVLEKQVEVFLETRDQSGSLPGSMTLPLPGGTYVDVDKAFVTYWQSDLQSAIAW